From a single Cytophagia bacterium CHB2 genomic region:
- a CDS encoding caspase family protein codes for MAQKIYALLVGINDYAPEVGRLAGCLNDVDHFNEYLTGNFNKSELAIEVLKDRDATRGNIIKQFR; via the coding sequence ATGGCCCAAAAAATCTATGCCCTTCTGGTCGGCATCAACGACTATGCGCCGGAAGTCGGCAGGCTCGCCGGCTGTCTGAATGATGTCGATCATTTCAACGAATATTTAACCGGCAATTTCAACAAAAGCGAGTTGGCGATCGAAGTGTTGAAGGATCGCGATGCCACACGCGGCAACATCATCAAACAATTCCG